attagtaaaaaaagaagaagtacgTGCCCATGTATTAAAACtagaaatagaataataatgTTTGCTTTACAAGTTTAGTTGATAAACTAGTTATTAATTGATATATATTAGTTGGTAgcttataagtttttatttataaagttttatttgtATTTGCGAAGTAAAATTCATAAAGATGacttaagttttatttatatttttataatcaataaatttatttattctctcATATATCTTATTTGTCGTGCTAACTTATTCCTCCAACCTTGCAaccttaaatttaaatactcaaacaaaattttaaatctaaagaAATTCGTTTGTGGCATAacaacattaaattttgattaagaAAGTGATACCAGAATACACATCAATGGATAAGGACCTAATAGTTGATTTGGCCGTTACTTTGGCTGCGTCTCTTATAAAGTGGTAGCAGAATACACCATACCAACACAGTTTCTGGCATAACACTAAATTTCGAAACTTCAACCATTCTCTACTAATTAATCCAAaaccttctttttctttttctgttttccttaATGAGGTTCTTCGTTTCTTGCTTCGGCGGTGCTGCCGATCCTACCGCCGCCACGAAGTCCGCTGTCCCTCCGCCTTCCCGGACTCTCCGCCGCAAACCCCAATGGAAGCCCTCCCTCGGATCAATTTCAGAGGACGCCGCGCCGCCTCACAGGGAGAGGAACGCGACGGCGGACTCCGCCGGAGACGTCAAAAAGAGTGAGAACAGCGCCACTACAAACTCTCACCGCCGTCACTTCAGCGAGAGTATCGATTACGGGTACTGTTGTTGACCTTTTTacgttaatttttca
This region of Vigna unguiculata cultivar IT97K-499-35 chromosome 5, ASM411807v1, whole genome shotgun sequence genomic DNA includes:
- the LOC114185842 gene encoding uncharacterized protein LOC114185842 isoform X2; this encodes MRFFVSCFGGAADPTAATKSAVPPPSRTLRRKPQWKPSLGSISEDAAPPHRERNATADSAGDVKKSENSATTNSHRRHFSESIDYGRVTVGAMPAFSPTPFIF
- the LOC114185842 gene encoding uncharacterized protein LOC114185842 isoform X1, which codes for MRFFVSCFGGAADPTAATKSAVPPPSRTLRRKPQWKPSLGSISEDAAPPHRERNATADSAGDVKKSENSATTNSHRRHFSESIDYGCRRVTVGAMPAFSPTPFIF